From the Martelella mediterranea DSM 17316 genome, one window contains:
- a CDS encoding virulence-associated E family protein: MRLGVDARRNLFINADEITGQGLSDRDLNEIIEILSSKFLRDLHFKASPSAVRRELIAVAHDQAYHPVIDYLDGLAWDGTPRIDTWLRDYCGAEDTELNRAFGSKLLIAGVRRIKQPGVKFDTMLVLEGPQGAGKSGLAERLAVRKEWFCGNLDLKSDDKTKAELLARAWIVECQELDGMNHTTSQSLKKFLSTDTDNYRKAYGHDARGYRRHCIIIGTTNEDAYLRDLTGNRRFWPVKVAEIALARLKEDVHQLWAEAVVRERAGEEIGLPRHLWKAAADVQTVRLVEDTFEPVLEDWLGERTGRVSLESVKLLLGFEGGRMRAPEAQRLRMIMDRIGWDYNTFRLHDPGQGGISPRKGFARGTDDERKDEWIARRGDGGIPTLERVKTGSSDAEPPF, encoded by the coding sequence ATGCGGCTCGGCGTCGACGCGCGCCGAAACCTCTTCATCAATGCCGACGAGATCACCGGCCAGGGTCTCAGCGACCGCGACCTCAATGAAATCATCGAAATCCTGAGCAGCAAGTTCCTGCGGGACCTGCATTTCAAGGCGAGTCCAAGCGCCGTCAGGCGGGAGCTGATCGCGGTTGCCCACGATCAGGCCTATCATCCGGTCATCGACTATCTCGACGGCCTCGCCTGGGACGGCACGCCGCGCATCGATACATGGCTGAGGGACTATTGCGGTGCCGAGGATACCGAGCTCAACCGCGCCTTCGGCTCCAAGCTGCTGATCGCCGGTGTGCGGCGGATCAAACAGCCCGGCGTCAAGTTCGACACGATGCTGGTGCTCGAAGGTCCGCAAGGTGCCGGCAAGTCCGGGCTCGCGGAGCGGCTTGCCGTCCGCAAGGAGTGGTTCTGCGGCAATCTCGATTTGAAGAGCGACGACAAAACCAAGGCCGAGCTTCTCGCCCGCGCATGGATTGTCGAGTGCCAGGAACTCGACGGCATGAACCACACCACGAGCCAGAGCCTGAAGAAATTCCTCAGCACGGATACCGACAATTACCGCAAGGCCTACGGTCACGATGCGCGCGGCTATCGCCGGCACTGCATCATTATCGGCACCACCAATGAAGACGCCTATCTTCGCGACTTGACCGGCAATCGCCGTTTCTGGCCCGTAAAGGTGGCCGAAATCGCCCTGGCGAGGTTGAAGGAAGACGTGCACCAGCTTTGGGCCGAGGCGGTGGTGCGGGAACGGGCCGGCGAGGAGATCGGGCTACCGCGCCACCTCTGGAAGGCGGCAGCGGACGTGCAAACCGTGCGCCTTGTCGAAGACACCTTCGAACCCGTGCTCGAAGACTGGTTGGGCGAGCGCACAGGCCGCGTCTCGCTGGAAAGCGTCAAGCTCCTCCTCGGCTTCGAGGGCGGCAGGATGAGGGCACCCGAGGCGCAACGCCTGCGGATGATCATGGACCGGATCGGTTGGGATTATAACACCTTCCGCCTGCACGATCCCGGCCAAGGCGGCATCTCGCCGCGCAAGGGTTTTGCGCGCGGCACCGACGATGAACGTAAGGACGAATGGATCGCCCGGCGCGGCGATGGCGGCATACCCACGCTGGAGCGGGTCAAGACAGGCTCCTCCGACGCGGAACCGCCGTTTTGA